One Pseudomonas tolaasii NCPPB 2192 genomic window carries:
- the era gene encoding GTPase Era, whose protein sequence is MTDSTATRCGYVAIVGRPNVGKSTLLNHILGQKLAITSRKPQTTRHNMLGIKTEGNVQAVYVDTPGMHKGGEKALNRYMNKTASAALKDVDVVIFVVDRTKWTDEDQMVLERVQYVTGPLIVALNKTDRIEDKAELMPHLSWLQEQLPNAQIIPISAQHGHNLDALERVIAEHLPESEHFFPEDQITDRSSRFLAAELVREKIMRQMGAELPYQITVEIEEFKQQGKTLHIHALILVERDGQKKIIIGDKGERIKRIGTEARKDMELLFDSKIMLNLWVKVKGGWSDDERALRSLGYGDL, encoded by the coding sequence ATGACTGATTCAACCGCAACACGCTGTGGCTATGTTGCCATCGTCGGCCGCCCGAACGTGGGCAAGTCCACGCTGCTCAACCACATCCTCGGCCAGAAGCTGGCGATCACCTCGCGCAAGCCGCAGACCACCCGCCACAACATGCTGGGCATCAAGACCGAAGGCAACGTGCAAGCGGTCTACGTCGATACGCCGGGCATGCACAAAGGCGGCGAAAAGGCCCTGAACCGCTACATGAACAAGACTGCTTCGGCGGCGTTGAAAGACGTCGACGTGGTGATCTTCGTGGTTGACCGCACCAAGTGGACCGACGAAGACCAGATGGTTCTTGAGCGTGTGCAGTACGTCACCGGCCCCTTGATCGTCGCGCTGAACAAGACCGACCGCATCGAAGACAAAGCCGAGCTGATGCCGCACCTGAGCTGGCTGCAGGAACAACTGCCGAACGCCCAGATCATCCCGATTTCGGCCCAGCACGGCCACAACCTCGACGCCCTGGAGCGTGTGATCGCCGAGCACCTGCCGGAGAGCGAGCACTTCTTCCCGGAAGACCAGATTACCGACCGCAGCAGCCGCTTCCTCGCCGCCGAACTGGTGCGCGAGAAAATCATGCGCCAGATGGGCGCCGAGCTGCCGTACCAGATCACCGTCGAAATCGAAGAGTTCAAGCAGCAGGGCAAAACCCTGCATATCCATGCGCTGATCCTCGTCGAACGTGATGGCCAGAAGAAAATCATCATTGGCGACAAGGGCGAGCGCATCAAGCGCATCGGCACCGAGGCGCGCAAGGACATGGAGTTGTTGTTCGACTCCAAGATCATGCTTAACCTGTGGGTGAAGGTGAAGGGTGGCTGGTCCGACGACGAGCGTGCACTGCGTTCTCTGGGCTACGGCGACCTCTGA
- the recO gene encoding DNA repair protein RecO: MSQSPPPSQLAYVLHSRAYRETSALVDFLTPQGRLRAVLRSARGKAGTLARPFVALDVEFRGKGELKNVGRMESVGTSAWLNGEALFSGLYLNELLIRLLPAEDPHPGVFDHYAATLLALAEGRPLEPLLRAFEWRLLDDLGYGFELANDLHGEPIAADGMYRLQVDAGLERVYLLQPGLFQGTELLAMSEADWTAPGALSAAKRLMRQALAVHLGGRPLVSRELFRKP, from the coding sequence ATGTCCCAATCCCCACCTCCCAGCCAACTCGCCTACGTCCTGCACAGCCGCGCCTACCGCGAGACCAGCGCCCTGGTGGACTTCCTCACGCCCCAGGGCCGCCTGCGCGCGGTGTTGCGCAGTGCACGGGGCAAGGCGGGTACATTGGCGCGGCCGTTCGTGGCATTGGACGTTGAGTTTCGGGGCAAGGGCGAGCTGAAAAACGTCGGCCGCATGGAGAGCGTCGGCACCTCCGCCTGGCTCAATGGCGAAGCGCTGTTCAGCGGCCTCTACCTCAATGAACTGTTGATTCGCCTGCTCCCCGCCGAAGACCCGCATCCGGGCGTTTTCGACCACTACGCCGCCACCTTGCTCGCTCTGGCCGAAGGCCGACCCCTGGAGCCGCTGCTGCGCGCCTTCGAATGGCGGCTGCTTGACGACCTGGGCTACGGCTTCGAACTGGCCAACGACCTGCACGGTGAGCCCATTGCCGCAGACGGTATGTACCGCCTGCAAGTCGATGCTGGCCTTGAGCGTGTCTACCTGCTGCAACCCGGCCTGTTCCAGGGCACCGAACTGCTGGCCATGAGCGAAGCCGACTGGACCGCCCCCGGCGCCTTGTCCGCCGCCAAGCGCCTGATGCGCCAGGCCCTGGCCGTGCACTTGGGCGGACGGCCGCTGGTCAGTCGCGAGTTGTTTCGAAAGCCCTGA
- the pdxJ gene encoding pyridoxine 5'-phosphate synthase — MTTSNRILLGVNIDHVATLRQARGTRYPDPVKAALDAEEAGADGITVHLREDRRHIQERDVLVLKDVLQTRMNFEMGVTEEMMQFAERIRPAHICLVPETRQELTTEGGLDVAGQEARIKAAVERLLKLGSEVSLFIDADERQIEASRRVGAPAIELHTGRYADATTPTEVAEELQRIIDGVKCGLNEGLMVNAGHGLHYHNVEAVAAIKGINELNIGHALVAHALFVGFKGAVAEMKALILAAAKA, encoded by the coding sequence GTGACCACCAGCAATCGCATTCTTCTTGGCGTCAACATCGACCACGTCGCCACCCTGCGCCAGGCCCGGGGCACCCGTTACCCTGACCCGGTCAAGGCCGCGCTGGACGCCGAAGAAGCGGGCGCCGACGGCATCACCGTGCACCTGCGCGAAGACCGCCGCCACATCCAGGAGCGCGATGTGCTGGTGCTCAAGGACGTGCTGCAAACCCGCATGAACTTCGAAATGGGCGTAACCGAAGAAATGATGCAGTTCGCCGAGCGCATCCGCCCGGCGCACATCTGCCTGGTGCCGGAAACCCGCCAGGAACTCACTACCGAAGGCGGCCTTGACGTGGCGGGCCAGGAAGCGCGGATCAAGGCGGCAGTAGAGCGCCTGTTGAAGCTGGGCAGCGAAGTGTCGCTGTTCATCGATGCCGACGAGCGCCAGATTGAAGCCTCCCGTCGCGTCGGCGCGCCAGCCATCGAGCTGCACACCGGCCGTTACGCCGATGCGACCACGCCGACCGAAGTGGCTGAAGAGTTGCAGCGCATTATTGACGGCGTGAAATGCGGCTTGAATGAAGGCCTGATGGTCAACGCCGGCCACGGCCTGCATTACCACAACGTCGAGGCGGTGGCGGCGATCAAAGGCATCAACGAGCTGAACATCGGCCACGCGCTGGTGGCGCACGCGCTGTTCGTCGGTTTCAAAGGTGCGGTGGCCGAGATGAAAGCACTGATCCTGGCCGCTGCCAAAGCCTGA